A genomic window from Streptomyces sp. WMMC940 includes:
- a CDS encoding NAD(+)/NADH kinase, translated as MPLNRLGLVVHQGRPAAVAAARTARAWSAAHGVSCTDIDVWREGEPRRGGQAEADAAGHPEVIITFGGDGTFLRGARIAAKDGASVLGVNVGRVGFLTEITTDQVEEALDVLHGDEAVIEDRMVLTLRASRPLRTPVGLDTLLCYGRGPALPAPAVRPDEVEAVDWGVALDVTAVNDVVLEKLARDRQASVAVYLAGQLLASYSADAVIVATPTGSTAYSFAAGGPVVDPATDAIVFTPVAPHMAFGRTVVAAADEAIAMRVLPHSGRVAVSIDGQHRGVLEPGDWVAAYRASYRLRLARLAPLEFYHRLRERFHLTDAPAAAVDQAPLFHRPDTPPPDDLAHLRDLRRPFRDRAVGEARRAL; from the coding sequence AAGGCCGTCCCGCCGCCGTCGCGGCGGCGCGGACGGCCCGGGCATGGTCTGCCGCACACGGCGTGAGCTGCACCGACATCGACGTGTGGCGGGAGGGCGAACCGAGGCGCGGGGGCCAGGCGGAGGCCGACGCCGCGGGCCACCCGGAGGTGATCATCACGTTCGGGGGCGACGGCACCTTCCTGCGAGGCGCCCGTATCGCGGCCAAGGACGGCGCGTCCGTCCTGGGTGTGAACGTGGGCCGGGTCGGCTTTCTCACCGAGATCACCACCGACCAGGTCGAGGAGGCCCTCGACGTCCTGCACGGCGACGAGGCCGTGATCGAGGACCGTATGGTGCTGACCCTGCGTGCGTCACGCCCGCTCCGCACGCCGGTGGGCCTGGACACGCTGCTGTGCTACGGCCGCGGTCCCGCGCTCCCGGCCCCGGCCGTGCGCCCGGACGAGGTGGAAGCGGTGGACTGGGGCGTCGCGCTGGACGTCACCGCGGTGAACGACGTCGTCCTGGAGAAGCTCGCCCGCGACCGGCAGGCGAGTGTGGCCGTCTATCTGGCCGGGCAGCTGCTCGCCTCCTACTCGGCCGACGCGGTGATCGTGGCCACCCCGACCGGTTCCACCGCCTACAGCTTCGCAGCCGGAGGGCCGGTGGTGGACCCGGCTACCGACGCCATCGTCTTCACGCCGGTCGCTCCCCACATGGCCTTCGGCAGGACGGTCGTCGCCGCGGCCGACGAAGCGATCGCGATGCGCGTGCTGCCGCATTCGGGTCGGGTGGCCGTCAGCATCGACGGACAGCACCGCGGCGTGCTGGAACCCGGGGACTGGGTCGCCGCCTACCGTGCGTCGTACCGGCTGCGTCTGGCGCGCCTTGCACCCCTGGAGTTCTACCACCGGCTGCGTGAGCGCTTCCATCTGACCGACGCCCCGGCTGCGGCCGTCGACCAGGCTCCGCTCTTCCACCGGCCCGACACCCCGCCGCCCGACGACCTTGCCCATCTGCGTGACCTGCGCAGGCCCTTCCGCGATCGTGCCGTCGGCGAGGCGCGTCGGGCGCTCTGA
- a CDS encoding alpha/beta fold hydrolase has protein sequence MRDERDQFAELSTVRMCFRDEGDPSGEPLVLIMGLSSQLIHWPQEIVDALGERGYRVIRPDNRDSGLTEWKEAPSQYYLRAIARDTVELLDHLGIERTHVVGASMGGMVAQLLAIEYTSRVLSLCSIMSTPHISIGMADGEVLEELTRPLPPDREAAIEQIAGLYATIGSKTYADSERERRLALATQAYDRAKNPDGGTRQVTAAMIAPDRRKGLRELSLPALVIHGAEDPLIKIAGGEATHAALADSTYLPIDAMGHDLPAPLLDQIVASIAENAARA, from the coding sequence ATGCGCGATGAGCGCGATCAGTTCGCGGAACTGTCGACGGTGAGGATGTGCTTCCGCGACGAGGGAGACCCGTCGGGGGAGCCGCTGGTATTGATCATGGGGCTCAGCTCGCAGCTGATCCACTGGCCGCAGGAGATCGTCGACGCGCTCGGTGAGCGGGGCTACCGGGTGATTCGCCCCGACAACCGCGACAGTGGCCTGACCGAATGGAAAGAGGCCCCGAGCCAGTACTACCTGCGCGCCATCGCGCGTGACACGGTCGAGTTGCTCGACCATCTCGGCATCGAGCGGACGCACGTCGTCGGCGCTTCGATGGGCGGAATGGTCGCCCAGCTCCTGGCGATCGAGTACACGTCGCGCGTGCTCAGCCTGTGCTCGATCATGAGCACGCCGCACATCAGCATCGGTATGGCCGACGGCGAGGTGCTGGAGGAGCTGACCAGGCCGCTTCCGCCGGATCGCGAGGCCGCCATCGAGCAGATCGCCGGCCTGTACGCGACCATCGGCTCGAAGACGTACGCGGACAGCGAGCGCGAGCGCCGCCTCGCGCTGGCGACCCAGGCATACGACCGCGCGAAGAACCCCGACGGGGGAACACGCCAGGTGACCGCAGCCATGATCGCTCCTGACCGCAGGAAGGGCCTCCGGGAACTCTCGCTCCCGGCGCTGGTGATCCACGGGGCGGAAGATCCACTGATCAAGATCGCCGGCGGCGAGGCGACCCACGCCGCGCTCGCAGACTCGACGTACCTGCCGATCGACGCGATGGGCCACGACCTGCCCGCGCCGCTCCTCGACCAGATCGTCGCGAGCATCGCCGAGAACGCCGCGCGCGCCTGA
- a CDS encoding SGNH/GDSL hydrolase family protein: MPVAGAEPRLLRYVALGDSQTEGLGDGDDVAGLRGWADRLAEQLARHNPGLRYANLAVRGRLAGEVRAGQLAPALALRPDLVTVVAGVNDLLRPRFDADEVTGHLEAMFAALTAEGARVATLTFPDIARVIPLARPLGSRVTALNDGVRRAARRHGVVVAETGHHPVVADPRLWSPDRLHASPLGHQRIAAAMAQALALPGSDDTWTLALPPPVAPLPAGWRAAAAEFRWAAGYLGPWLGRRLRGRSSGDERTAKRPHLLAVESPTGSAGP; this comes from the coding sequence ATGCCTGTGGCTGGTGCCGAACCGCGCCTGCTCCGCTACGTGGCGCTGGGTGACAGCCAGACCGAGGGCCTGGGGGACGGCGACGACGTGGCCGGGCTCCGAGGGTGGGCCGACCGGCTCGCCGAGCAGCTCGCACGGCACAACCCCGGTCTGCGGTACGCGAACCTGGCCGTACGGGGACGCCTGGCCGGCGAGGTCCGCGCCGGGCAGCTCGCTCCGGCCCTCGCCCTGCGCCCCGACCTCGTCACCGTCGTCGCAGGGGTCAACGACCTGCTGCGGCCGCGGTTCGACGCCGACGAGGTCACCGGTCACCTCGAGGCGATGTTCGCGGCGCTCACCGCGGAGGGTGCCCGTGTCGCCACCCTCACCTTCCCCGACATAGCACGCGTCATCCCGCTCGCCCGGCCGCTCGGCTCCCGTGTGACCGCCCTGAACGACGGCGTTCGCCGCGCGGCCCGGCGCCACGGCGTGGTGGTCGCCGAGACCGGCCACCATCCCGTCGTCGCCGACCCGAGGCTGTGGAGCCCGGACCGGCTCCACGCCAGCCCCCTCGGCCATCAGCGGATCGCCGCCGCCATGGCGCAGGCCCTCGCGCTCCCAGGCAGCGACGACACCTGGACGCTCGCCCTGCCCCCTCCGGTCGCTCCCCTCCCTGCGGGGTGGCGGGCGGCCGCCGCGGAGTTCCGCTGGGCCGCCGGGTATCTCGGCCCCTGGCTGGGCAGACGCCTGCGCGGCCGGTCGTCCGGGGACGAGCGCACCGCCAAGCGCCCGCACCTTCTGGCGGTGGAGAGTCCGACCGGTTCCGCGGGACCCTGA
- a CDS encoding response regulator transcription factor, translating into MSLTLTTPDVETPALAPRERETLRHIAAGRTYVQTARHMGLSKHTVDAYLRRIRAKLNINTTAELTRLAISLGL; encoded by the coding sequence ATGAGCCTCACCCTCACCACCCCGGACGTCGAGACCCCCGCCCTGGCCCCGCGTGAGCGCGAGACTCTGCGACATATCGCCGCAGGACGCACCTACGTGCAGACCGCCCGCCACATGGGCCTGTCCAAGCACACCGTCGACGCCTATCTCCGGCGGATCCGAGCCAAGCTCAACATCAACACCACCGCGGAACTCACCCGACTGGCCATCTCCCTCGGTCTGTGA
- a CDS encoding glutathione S-transferase family protein: protein MSYVNPGGEYARDSRYITTRITADGREGFPVEAGRYRLVVSRACPWASRAVIVRRLLGLERALPMAIAGPTHDERSWTFDLDPGGRDPVLGIERLQDAYLAGDPGYDRGVTVPAIVDVTTGKVVTNDFAQITIDMSLEWAAYHRAGAPELYPPASRPEIDAVNEAVYKDVNNGVYRAGFAGSQKAYDAAYEPLFMRLDRLADRLERSRYLVGDSVTEADVRLFTTLVRFDAVYHGHFKCNRRKLSEMPVLWAYARDLFQTPGFGDTVDFDHIKRHYYVVHRDINPTGIVPAGPDLSNWLEPHDRAALGGTPFGDGTPPEPVAPEEAVPAGHGPTAA from the coding sequence ATGAGCTATGTGAACCCCGGCGGGGAATACGCGCGGGACAGTCGGTACATCACCACGAGGATCACCGCCGACGGACGTGAGGGCTTCCCGGTGGAGGCGGGCCGCTACCGCCTGGTGGTCAGTCGCGCCTGCCCGTGGGCCAGTCGCGCGGTGATCGTGCGCAGGCTCCTCGGCCTGGAGCGGGCGCTGCCGATGGCCATCGCCGGGCCCACGCACGACGAGCGCAGCTGGACCTTCGACCTCGACCCGGGCGGACGTGACCCGGTCCTCGGCATCGAGCGGCTCCAGGACGCGTACCTCGCGGGGGATCCCGGCTACGACCGGGGCGTCACCGTCCCGGCGATCGTCGATGTGACGACCGGCAAGGTGGTCACCAACGACTTCGCGCAGATCACGATCGACATGTCCCTCGAGTGGGCGGCGTACCACCGCGCGGGCGCTCCCGAGCTGTACCCGCCCGCGTCGCGTCCGGAGATCGACGCGGTGAACGAGGCCGTCTACAAGGACGTGAACAACGGGGTCTACCGGGCCGGGTTCGCCGGCTCCCAGAAGGCGTACGACGCCGCGTACGAACCTCTGTTCATGCGCCTCGACCGGCTCGCGGACCGGCTGGAGCGGTCGCGCTACCTCGTCGGCGACTCGGTCACGGAGGCCGACGTACGGCTGTTCACCACGCTGGTGCGCTTCGACGCCGTCTACCACGGCCACTTCAAGTGCAACCGGCGGAAACTCTCGGAGATGCCGGTGTTGTGGGCGTACGCACGGGACCTGTTCCAGACGCCGGGCTTCGGTGACACGGTCGACTTCGACCACATCAAACGGCACTACTACGTGGTGCACCGCGACATCAATCCGACCGGAATCGTGCCGGCCGGCCCGGACCTGTCGAACTGGCTCGAGCCGCACGACCGCGCGGCCCTGGGTGGAACGCCCTTCGGTGACGGCACGCCGCCCGAACCGGTCGCGCCCGAGGAGGCGGTACCGGCCGGCCACGGTCCGACCGCTGCGTGA
- a CDS encoding TOBE domain-containing protein, with protein sequence MQSYTIGQAARLLGVSPDTARRWADAGRIATHRDEGGRRLIDGRDLAAFSIELAQSDGAEEDTSYTSARNAFPGIVTAVKLGDVAAQVEIQAGPHRLVSLLTREAVEELELEVGMQATARVKSTSVYIDRS encoded by the coding sequence ATGCAGTCCTACACCATCGGACAGGCGGCGCGGCTGCTCGGCGTCAGCCCGGACACCGCACGCCGCTGGGCTGACGCCGGCCGGATCGCGACCCATCGCGACGAGGGCGGGCGGCGCCTCATCGACGGCCGGGACCTGGCCGCCTTCTCCATCGAGCTCGCACAGTCCGACGGAGCGGAGGAGGACACCTCGTACACCTCCGCCCGCAACGCCTTCCCCGGCATCGTCACCGCCGTGAAACTCGGCGACGTCGCCGCACAGGTGGAGATCCAGGCCGGGCCGCACCGGCTGGTGTCGCTGCTGACCAGGGAGGCCGTCGAGGAACTGGAACTCGAGGTCGGCATGCAGGCCACCGCCCGTGTCAAGTCGACCAGCGTGTACATCGACCGCAGCTGA
- the modA gene encoding molybdate ABC transporter substrate-binding protein: protein MPLTLARRRGAASVLTAALLVPLAACGSDTANSDSGARAAPSARGASKADLTVLAAASLTDVFRTAGAAYEKSHPGTRITFSFAGSQELAAQVEQGAPADALVTADTKTMERLRADTGTPEVIAGNRLVIATAEGNPEEIDGLEDLADPGLKVVLAAPEVPVGRYSRKILDAQKITVKPVSQEPSVRAVLSKVELGEADAGLVYRTDAATAPGKVDAVEIPDEQNAIAEYPAATLKTSKNAEAAGAFVAWLSSPEAQKILGDAGFQRP from the coding sequence ATGCCCCTCACCCTCGCCCGACGCCGCGGGGCCGCCTCGGTCCTGACGGCAGCCCTCCTGGTGCCGCTCGCCGCATGCGGCAGCGACACCGCGAACTCCGACAGCGGCGCCCGGGCCGCACCGTCCGCCCGCGGCGCCTCCAAGGCCGACCTCACGGTTCTGGCCGCCGCCTCCCTCACCGACGTGTTCAGGACCGCCGGCGCCGCCTACGAGAAGTCCCACCCCGGCACGCGGATCACCTTCTCCTTCGCCGGGTCGCAGGAACTCGCCGCGCAGGTAGAGCAGGGTGCGCCGGCCGACGCCCTGGTCACCGCCGACACCAAGACCATGGAGCGCCTCAGGGCCGACACCGGTACGCCGGAGGTCATCGCCGGGAACCGGCTCGTGATCGCCACGGCCGAGGGCAATCCGGAGGAGATCGACGGCCTCGAGGACCTGGCCGATCCCGGGTTGAAGGTCGTGCTCGCGGCACCAGAGGTCCCCGTCGGGCGCTACAGCCGGAAGATCCTGGACGCCCAGAAGATCACCGTGAAGCCGGTCTCGCAGGAGCCCAGCGTGCGTGCCGTGCTGAGCAAGGTCGAGCTCGGCGAGGCCGACGCCGGGCTCGTCTACAGGACCGACGCAGCCACCGCACCGGGCAAGGTCGACGCCGTCGAGATCCCCGACGAGCAGAACGCCATCGCCGAGTATCCGGCCGCCACCCTGAAGACCTCGAAGAACGCCGAGGCGGCCGGGGCGTTCGTGGCATGGCTCTCCTCGCCCGAGGCGCAGAAGATCCTGGGGGACGCCGGTTTCCAGCGCCCCTGA
- a CDS encoding ABC transporter permease: protein MPQLRRRTGHRSHPPLALTVPALLAVAFLLLPLVGILARTQWGELADHLTTPGTVEALRLSLLVSFWALGLSLLLGVPLAWLLARVPFRGKVFVRSLVLLPMVLPPTVGGVALLLAFGRRGVLGPPLEDWFGITLPFHTSGAVLAATFVAMPFLVISLEGALGGLRPRYEETAASLGASPARVFSTVTLPMVAPGLLAGAALTWARALGEFGATITFAGNLPGTTQTLPLQVYLLLQEAPEAATSVSLLLLAVAMLVLIALRGRWSGTPTGRDRAAQVVANAAETAAPDGPETAAPSPADTSEVWSLHADVTGFNQLTLDAGPGTTIAVVGPNGAGKTTLLRALLGLTPRAHARLSLGGTDVTGLPPHRRGVAWVPQDGALFPHLTALANTAYGLRAHGTPRADARREARQWLDRLGVGHLAHRRPAQLSGGQAQRVALARALAARPRALLLDEPLAALDQTTRAHVRHTLRHHLDGFGGVCLIVTHDPVEAVALADRVLVLDDGRAIQDAPPADVTRHPRSPWVARMLGRNAWPGTTVPQGLRLPDGGTLVVADPLPPGTDALAIIAPEAVSVHRERPSGSPRNVWRGTVREITASGSRLRVLITSDAAPDLVAEITPQAAAELGLADGATVWTSVKATETTLVPR, encoded by the coding sequence ATGCCACAGCTCCGTCGCCGCACAGGCCACCGTTCCCACCCGCCGCTCGCCCTGACGGTCCCGGCCCTGCTCGCCGTGGCGTTCCTGCTGCTGCCCCTCGTCGGCATCCTCGCCCGTACGCAGTGGGGCGAACTCGCGGACCATCTGACGACCCCGGGCACGGTGGAGGCGCTGCGTCTCTCGCTCCTCGTCTCGTTCTGGGCACTGGGGTTGTCCCTGCTGCTGGGGGTGCCACTCGCCTGGCTCCTGGCCCGCGTCCCGTTCCGCGGCAAGGTGTTCGTGCGTTCCCTGGTGCTGCTCCCCATGGTGCTGCCGCCGACCGTCGGCGGTGTCGCGCTGCTGCTCGCCTTCGGTCGGCGGGGCGTGCTGGGGCCGCCTCTGGAGGACTGGTTCGGCATCACGCTGCCCTTCCACACCTCGGGCGCGGTGCTCGCGGCCACCTTCGTCGCGATGCCCTTCCTGGTGATCAGTCTGGAGGGGGCACTCGGCGGACTGCGTCCGCGCTACGAGGAGACCGCGGCCTCGCTCGGCGCCTCGCCCGCGCGGGTGTTCTCCACCGTGACCCTGCCCATGGTCGCGCCGGGACTCCTCGCGGGAGCCGCCCTGACCTGGGCCCGGGCCCTCGGTGAGTTCGGCGCCACCATCACCTTCGCGGGCAATCTCCCCGGCACCACGCAGACCCTGCCGCTCCAGGTGTACCTGCTCCTGCAGGAGGCGCCGGAGGCCGCCACCTCCGTCTCCCTGCTGCTGCTCGCCGTCGCGATGCTCGTGCTCATCGCGCTCAGGGGACGCTGGAGCGGTACTCCCACCGGCCGCGACCGCGCCGCGCAGGTCGTCGCGAACGCGGCCGAAACCGCCGCCCCGGACGGCCCCGAGACCGCCGCTCCGTCCCCTGCGGACACCAGCGAGGTCTGGTCCCTGCACGCCGACGTCACCGGCTTCAACCAGCTGACGCTCGACGCCGGGCCCGGCACGACCATCGCCGTGGTCGGCCCCAACGGCGCCGGCAAGACCACGCTGCTGCGCGCGCTGCTCGGCCTCACCCCTCGCGCGCACGCCCGGCTGAGTCTGGGCGGCACGGACGTCACCGGACTACCGCCGCACCGAAGGGGGGTCGCCTGGGTACCCCAGGACGGCGCGCTGTTCCCGCACCTCACGGCCCTCGCCAACACCGCCTACGGGCTCCGCGCCCACGGCACGCCCCGCGCCGACGCACGGCGCGAGGCCCGGCAATGGTTGGACCGGCTCGGCGTGGGGCACCTCGCGCACCGCAGACCCGCCCAACTGTCCGGCGGCCAGGCCCAGCGCGTAGCGCTCGCCCGCGCCCTCGCCGCACGCCCCCGCGCCCTGCTGCTCGACGAACCCCTCGCCGCCCTGGACCAGACCACCCGCGCCCACGTCCGGCACACGCTCCGCCACCACCTCGACGGCTTCGGAGGCGTCTGCCTGATCGTCACGCACGACCCGGTCGAGGCGGTCGCACTCGCCGACCGCGTCCTCGTACTCGACGACGGCCGGGCCATTCAGGACGCGCCGCCCGCCGACGTCACCCGCCACCCCCGTTCGCCATGGGTCGCCCGCATGCTCGGACGCAACGCCTGGCCGGGCACCACCGTGCCGCAAGGGCTACGGCTCCCCGACGGCGGCACCCTCGTCGTCGCGGACCCTCTGCCGCCGGGCACCGACGCCCTCGCGATCATCGCTCCCGAAGCCGTCTCCGTTCACCGGGAGCGGCCGTCCGGCAGCCCTCGCAACGTGTGGCGCGGCACCGTCCGCGAGATCACCGCCAGTGGCAGCCGGCTGCGGGTCCTGATCACCTCGGACGCCGCCCCCGACCTGGTGGCCGAGATCACCCCGCAGGCCGCGGCCGAACTCGGCCTCGCCGACGGAGCGACGGTGTGGACCAGTGTGAAGGCGACCGAAACGACTCTCGTGCCGCGCTGA
- a CDS encoding FABP family protein — translation MAFDPAPQPPYPDAHRPDEAPEPHALLAPLVGFLGTWLGRGHGGYPTLADDFAYGQEVTFSHDGRPFLRYEARAWLLDADDTPLRPAARESGWWRVQPDGRVEALITQPTGVAEVLVGRADRGAVDLTTHQMALTPTAKEVTATRRRYTLTDAATFDFVHQLAAVGRPLQHHLSARLRRGGRNRAL, via the coding sequence ATGGCCTTCGATCCCGCCCCGCAGCCCCCGTACCCCGACGCCCACCGACCGGACGAAGCGCCCGAGCCGCACGCGCTGCTGGCGCCGCTGGTCGGGTTCCTCGGCACCTGGCTCGGGCGGGGGCACGGCGGATACCCGACACTCGCCGATGACTTCGCGTACGGGCAGGAGGTCACGTTCAGCCACGACGGCCGGCCCTTCCTCCGCTACGAGGCGCGCGCATGGCTCCTCGACGCGGACGACACCCCGCTGAGGCCGGCGGCCCGGGAGAGCGGTTGGTGGCGGGTCCAGCCCGATGGGCGCGTGGAGGCACTCATCACCCAGCCCACCGGTGTCGCGGAGGTCCTGGTCGGCCGTGCGGACCGGGGCGCGGTCGATCTCACCACCCATCAGATGGCGCTCACCCCGACGGCCAAGGAGGTCACCGCCACCCGTCGTCGCTACACCCTGACGGACGCCGCTACGTTCGACTTCGTCCACCAACTCGCGGCGGTCGGCCGGCCGCTGCAGCACCATCTCTCGGCGCGGCTCCGACGCGGGGGGCGGAACAGGGCGTTGTGA
- a CDS encoding class I SAM-dependent methyltransferase encodes MGDATGASDADRAVKAKHRAMWALGDYPAVADQLIPALGTALVDACGIRAGTRVLDVAAGTGNAAIPAALAGADVVASDLTPELLRAGRRIAEGLGAELEWREADAEALPFGDGTFDTVMSCVGVMFAPHHQAGADEMLRVCRHGGTIGLLNWTPEGFIGRMFATMKPYAPPPPPGAQPPPLWGDERHVRALLGERVTSVRARRGTVRVDRFTTPGEVGDYFKENYGPTIAVYRNIADTPERVAALDRELAALARDQASATDGAEGGGMAMDWEYLLVTAHRS; translated from the coding sequence ATGGGCGACGCGACGGGCGCGAGTGACGCCGACCGGGCGGTGAAGGCCAAGCACCGGGCGATGTGGGCCCTGGGCGACTATCCCGCGGTGGCGGACCAACTGATCCCGGCACTCGGCACGGCGCTGGTGGACGCATGCGGCATCCGCGCCGGGACGCGGGTGCTGGATGTGGCGGCCGGCACCGGCAACGCCGCGATCCCGGCGGCACTGGCCGGGGCCGACGTCGTCGCCTCGGACCTGACGCCCGAACTCCTCCGCGCGGGCCGACGGATCGCGGAGGGACTCGGCGCGGAGCTCGAATGGCGCGAGGCCGACGCGGAGGCGCTGCCCTTCGGTGACGGCACCTTCGACACCGTCATGTCCTGCGTGGGAGTCATGTTCGCACCGCACCACCAGGCCGGCGCTGACGAGATGCTGCGCGTCTGCCGGCACGGCGGCACGATCGGGCTGCTCAACTGGACCCCCGAGGGCTTCATCGGCCGCATGTTCGCGACGATGAAGCCCTACGCTCCCCCACCACCGCCCGGTGCGCAGCCCCCGCCGCTGTGGGGTGACGAGAGGCATGTGCGGGCACTGCTCGGAGAGCGCGTCACCTCGGTACGAGCCCGACGGGGCACCGTCCGCGTGGACCGGTTCACGACCCCCGGGGAAGTGGGCGACTACTTCAAGGAGAACTACGGTCCGACGATCGCGGTCTACCGCAACATCGCCGACACCCCGGAACGCGTCGCGGCTCTGGACCGGGAACTGGCCGCGCTGGCACGCGACCAGGCTTCCGCGACGGACGGCGCCGAAGGCGGCGGCATGGCCATGGACTGGGAGTATCTGCTCGTGACGGCACACCGCAGCTGA
- the rfbA gene encoding glucose-1-phosphate thymidylyltransferase RfbA, with protein MRGILLAGGSGSRLWPLTRSVSKQLLPVFDKPMVYYPLSTLVMAGVCEILVITTPDQQDQFRRLLDDGSRLGLRITYAEQERPEGIAQALLLGADFIGDESVALILGDNIFHGSGLDTRLAHCGKTVGGRVFAYQVANPSAYGVVEFDEHGRALSIEEKPDRPKSRYAVPGLYFYDNRVVEIARGLRPSARGELEISDVNRAYLEAGELQVTRLDRGTAWLDTGTFASMVQASEFVRVIEERQGFKIGCVEEAVWRAGLIDDDRLRSLAQPLLRSGYGQYLLGLLSDAPCTVVPQRGSGPSRHEPLRTEPVPAV; from the coding sequence ATGCGTGGAATTCTGCTGGCCGGGGGCAGTGGGTCGAGGCTGTGGCCGCTGACCCGTTCGGTGTCCAAGCAGCTGCTGCCGGTGTTCGACAAACCGATGGTCTACTACCCGCTCTCCACGTTGGTGATGGCGGGCGTCTGCGAAATCCTGGTCATCACGACCCCGGATCAGCAGGACCAGTTCCGCCGGCTGCTCGACGACGGCAGCCGGCTGGGCCTGCGGATCACCTACGCCGAGCAGGAACGGCCGGAGGGCATCGCCCAGGCCCTCCTGCTGGGCGCGGACTTCATCGGGGACGAATCCGTCGCGTTGATCCTGGGCGACAACATCTTCCACGGCAGCGGGCTCGACACCCGGCTGGCGCACTGCGGGAAGACGGTGGGCGGACGGGTGTTCGCGTACCAGGTCGCCAACCCCTCGGCCTACGGCGTGGTGGAGTTCGACGAGCACGGAAGGGCCCTGTCGATCGAGGAGAAGCCGGACCGGCCCAAGTCCCGTTACGCCGTGCCCGGTCTGTACTTCTACGACAACCGTGTCGTGGAGATCGCCCGCGGCCTGCGCCCGAGCGCACGTGGTGAGTTGGAGATCTCCGACGTCAACCGCGCCTATCTCGAAGCCGGTGAGCTCCAGGTCACCAGGCTCGATCGGGGCACTGCCTGGCTGGACACGGGCACCTTCGCGTCGATGGTGCAGGCCTCGGAGTTCGTCCGGGTCATCGAGGAGCGCCAGGGCTTCAAGATCGGCTGTGTCGAGGAGGCCGTCTGGCGGGCCGGGCTGATCGACGACGACAGGCTCCGGTCCCTGGCCCAGCCACTGCTCAGGAGCGGATACGGCCAGTATCTGCTCGGACTGCTGAGCGACGCCCCGTGCACCGTCGTGCCCCAGCGCGGCAGCGGCCCGTCGAGGCACGAACCGCTGCGGACGGAACCGGTGCCGGCCGTGTGA
- a CDS encoding dTDP-4-dehydrorhamnose 3,5-epimerase family protein codes for MRPLGIEGAWVDTPRVFDDRRGSFHEWFRADRFRAVTGHPLRLEQANCSRSVPGTLRGIHYASVPPGQAKYVTCVSGAVLDVVVDIRTGSPTFGQWEAVRLDDREHRAVCLSEGLGHAFMALEDGATVVYLCSEGYAPHREHGVHPLDPDLAIEWPRDLTPELSEKDAAAPPLAEAVRCGTLPSYAECVAYRRGLRTRADVGAAAMTTA; via the coding sequence ATGAGACCGCTGGGCATCGAAGGGGCCTGGGTCGACACCCCCCGGGTCTTCGACGACAGGAGGGGCAGCTTCCACGAGTGGTTCAGGGCCGACCGGTTCCGTGCCGTGACCGGTCACCCCCTCCGGCTGGAGCAGGCGAACTGTTCCCGCTCCGTGCCCGGCACACTGCGCGGCATCCACTACGCGTCGGTTCCACCCGGACAGGCGAAGTACGTCACCTGCGTCAGCGGAGCGGTGCTGGACGTGGTGGTGGACATCCGTACCGGTTCCCCCACGTTCGGGCAGTGGGAAGCCGTCCGGCTCGACGACCGGGAGCACCGGGCCGTCTGTCTGTCGGAAGGGCTGGGCCATGCGTTCATGGCCCTGGAGGACGGCGCCACCGTGGTGTACCTCTGCTCAGAGGGCTATGCGCCGCACCGTGAGCACGGGGTCCACCCCCTCGACCCGGACCTGGCCATCGAGTGGCCCCGGGACCTCACCCCGGAGCTCTCCGAGAAGGACGCCGCGGCCCCTCCGCTCGCGGAAGCGGTGCGGTGCGGGACGCTGCCCTCCTACGCGGAGTGCGTCGCGTACCGCCGGGGTCTGCGGACCCGAGCGGACGTCGGTGCCGCGGCCATGACCACGGCATAG